One Kitasatospora sp. NBC_01287 DNA window includes the following coding sequences:
- a CDS encoding acetyl-CoA carboxylase biotin carboxylase subunit family protein encodes MTNIALTNIAVLNYGPKLDYPAMFPEVVDRLQVFSQHELKSTAGLARYEYVADNDAVPYAELMIRRLHRERPFTHVITDNEYDLERAARMREDFGLSGQSAASARSFRDKAVMKRVAGRTVATARFARLGTIVELTGFIAEAGYPVVVKPVSQGGSRDIVVLDGEDDLLAFSRRPWREDLMVEEFVEGPMYHVDAVLGPGYRFVASSRYLRSCLGVFSGRNNGSVQLRPESELARRLEDFLDRTLAAFDTPEVSAYHLEVFHTPQDQLVLCEIASRVGGDRIPLITRATYGVDLHGAVLRQSCGLPVEAPSAAVPAEVHGSLCILPPGRPVEAPGRPPFPWVRHYEVNERLEPGAVLHSASHLCFVIVSGSGPEQVEERLLEAEAWLMARLADR; translated from the coding sequence ATGACCAACATCGCCCTGACCAACATCGCAGTGCTCAACTACGGTCCCAAGCTGGACTATCCCGCCATGTTTCCGGAAGTCGTCGACAGGCTGCAGGTGTTCAGCCAGCACGAGCTGAAGTCCACTGCGGGGCTGGCCCGTTACGAGTACGTCGCGGACAACGATGCCGTCCCGTACGCGGAACTGATGATCCGCCGGCTGCACCGGGAGCGGCCGTTCACCCACGTCATCACGGACAACGAGTACGACTTGGAGCGGGCTGCCCGGATGCGCGAGGACTTCGGCCTGTCCGGCCAGTCCGCGGCCAGCGCCCGGTCCTTCCGGGACAAGGCCGTGATGAAGCGGGTGGCCGGCCGTACGGTCGCCACGGCCCGCTTCGCCAGGCTCGGCACCATCGTCGAACTGACCGGCTTCATCGCCGAGGCGGGCTACCCGGTGGTCGTCAAGCCGGTGAGCCAGGGCGGCTCGCGGGACATCGTGGTGCTCGACGGCGAGGACGATCTGCTGGCGTTCAGCCGCCGCCCCTGGCGCGAGGACCTCATGGTCGAGGAGTTCGTCGAGGGGCCGATGTACCACGTCGACGCGGTGCTCGGTCCCGGCTACCGGTTCGTCGCCTCATCGCGCTATCTGCGCAGCTGCCTCGGGGTGTTCTCGGGGCGCAACAACGGCTCGGTCCAGCTCCGTCCGGAGAGCGAACTGGCGCGGCGGCTGGAGGACTTCCTCGACCGCACGCTCGCGGCGTTCGACACCCCCGAGGTCAGCGCGTACCACCTGGAGGTGTTCCACACCCCGCAGGACCAACTGGTGCTCTGCGAGATCGCCTCGCGGGTGGGCGGCGACCGCATCCCCTTGATCACCCGTGCCACGTACGGGGTGGACCTGCACGGCGCGGTGCTGCGCCAGTCCTGCGGGCTGCCGGTCGAGGCGCCGTCGGCCGCGGTCCCGGCCGAGGTGCACGGCTCGCTCTGCATCCTGCCGCCGGGCCGCCCGGTCGAGGCCCCCGGCCGCCCGCCGTTCCCCTGGGTGCGGCACTACGAGGTGAACGAGCGGCTCGAACCGGGCGCGGTGCTGCACAGCGCCTCCCACCTCTGCTTCGTCATCGTGTCCGGCAGCGGCCCGGAGCAGGTGGAGGAGCGGCTACTGGAGGCCGAGGCCTGGCTCATGGCGCGGTTGGCGGACCGGTGA
- a CDS encoding cupin domain-containing protein, with translation MADPVPSLDAPEPRDPELGFPRPGEVLHRLRTHHGMSLRQVAAECGLSVSFLASLERGETDIALERLGRLARVFGHDVGSFLGFSRGPATPSVFPGEKREVLNRAPGVVYRVVRSPVLGYQVVTGDFAPHSGLAEDLQHEGSDFVAVTRGALVARYNGVDHVLRSGDCIQWSAGHPHSFRNDSDEPAQLIAILFSSLY, from the coding sequence GTGGCTGATCCCGTTCCGTCCCTCGACGCTCCCGAGCCGCGTGATCCGGAGCTCGGATTTCCGCGGCCCGGCGAGGTGCTGCACCGGCTCCGCACGCACCACGGCATGTCACTGCGCCAGGTGGCCGCCGAGTGCGGGCTGTCGGTGTCCTTCCTGGCCTCGCTGGAGCGGGGCGAGACGGACATCGCGCTGGAGCGGCTCGGTCGGCTGGCCAGGGTGTTCGGTCACGATGTCGGCTCGTTCCTCGGCTTCTCCCGGGGGCCGGCCACCCCGTCGGTGTTCCCCGGCGAGAAGCGGGAGGTGCTGAACCGGGCGCCGGGCGTGGTCTACCGGGTGGTGCGTTCGCCGGTGCTCGGCTACCAGGTCGTCACGGGCGACTTCGCGCCGCACAGCGGCCTCGCGGAGGACCTCCAGCACGAGGGGTCCGACTTCGTCGCGGTCACCAGGGGCGCCCTGGTGGCCCGGTACAACGGGGTGGACCACGTCCTGAGGTCCGGTGACTGCATCCAGTGGTCGGCCGGGCACCCGCACAGCTTCCGCAACGACTCGGACGAGCCGGCCCAGCTGATCGCGATCCTGTTCTCCAGCCTCTACTGA
- a CDS encoding M3 family metallopeptidase gives MTDNPFLIPSPLPYQLPPFAEIRAEHYRPALEAGMAEQLAEVARITGDPGPASFENTVVALERTGELLRRVLTVFDNHASSYTEPQVQALDAEFKPRLAAHSDAIHLDRALFARIDAVHAGRAGLSLDAESLRLLERHHTRFVRAGAQLPEADQQRLRELNGELAAAAATFEQNLFTANAEGALVLESAEQLAGLPEAEIAAAAENGQARGHAGKYVLSLLNFTNQPALARLTDRAVRRRLLDAALDRALATNGPVAARMAALRAERAALFGYPSHAAYVVADETAGSVEAVTAMLERLVPPAVANAERELASLRAAAAADGVTDFGPHDLAFYSERVRKAEYDLDSAELRPYFELERVLLDGVFHAAGLVYGLTFTERADLVGFHPDTRVFEVFEADGSPLGLFLADFFARPSKRGGAWMDELVKQSHLFGRRPVVFNNLNITKPAPGQPALLSSDEVVTLFHEFGHALHGLFSDVRYPLLAGTEVPRDFVEFPSQVNEMWASWPEVRANFARHHGTGEPLPTELVARLEAAAQFGQGLKTVEYLAAALLDWAWHTRPVDPVADSGTAVDAAAFEAEVLSRVGLDLPEVPPRYRTAYFSHLFVGDYSAGYYAYIWSEVLDADTVEWFRGNGRPIRQSGELFRRELLARGNSVPALDAFRAVVGREPELAPLLARRGLGG, from the coding sequence ATGACGGACAATCCCTTCCTGATCCCCAGCCCGCTGCCCTATCAGCTGCCCCCCTTCGCCGAGATCCGCGCCGAGCACTACCGGCCGGCACTCGAGGCGGGGATGGCGGAGCAGTTGGCCGAGGTCGCGCGGATCACCGGCGACCCCGGGCCCGCGAGCTTCGAGAACACGGTGGTCGCGCTGGAACGCACCGGGGAGCTGCTGCGGCGGGTGCTGACCGTGTTCGACAACCACGCCTCCTCCTACACCGAACCGCAGGTCCAGGCGCTGGACGCCGAGTTCAAGCCGCGGCTGGCGGCGCACAGCGACGCGATCCACCTGGACCGCGCGCTCTTCGCCCGCATCGACGCGGTGCACGCCGGGCGGGCCGGGCTCTCGCTGGACGCCGAGTCGCTGCGCCTGCTGGAGCGCCACCACACGCGCTTCGTGCGGGCCGGGGCGCAGCTGCCCGAGGCCGACCAGCAGCGGCTGCGCGAGTTGAACGGCGAGCTGGCCGCCGCCGCCGCCACCTTCGAGCAGAACCTGTTCACGGCCAACGCCGAAGGCGCCCTGGTGCTGGAGAGCGCCGAGCAACTGGCCGGGCTGCCCGAGGCCGAGATCGCCGCCGCCGCCGAGAACGGCCAGGCGCGCGGGCACGCGGGCAAGTACGTGCTGAGCCTGCTGAACTTCACCAACCAGCCCGCGCTGGCCCGGCTGACCGACCGCGCGGTGCGCCGCCGGCTGCTGGACGCCGCGCTGGACCGGGCACTGGCCACCAACGGCCCGGTGGCCGCCCGGATGGCGGCGCTGCGGGCCGAGCGGGCCGCGCTCTTCGGCTACCCGAGCCACGCGGCCTACGTGGTCGCCGACGAGACGGCCGGCAGCGTGGAGGCGGTCACCGCGATGCTGGAGCGGCTGGTGCCGCCCGCGGTCGCCAACGCCGAGCGGGAGCTGGCCAGTCTGCGCGCGGCGGCCGCCGCCGACGGCGTCACCGACTTCGGCCCGCACGACCTGGCGTTCTACTCCGAGCGGGTCCGCAAGGCGGAGTACGACCTGGACAGCGCCGAGCTGCGCCCCTACTTCGAGCTCGAACGAGTGCTGCTGGACGGCGTGTTCCACGCGGCCGGCCTGGTCTACGGGCTGACCTTCACCGAGCGCGCGGACCTGGTCGGCTTCCACCCCGACACCCGGGTCTTCGAGGTCTTCGAGGCGGACGGCAGCCCGCTGGGCCTCTTCCTGGCGGACTTCTTCGCCCGGCCGTCCAAGCGCGGCGGTGCCTGGATGGACGAACTCGTCAAGCAGAGCCACCTCTTCGGGCGCCGCCCGGTGGTCTTCAACAACCTGAACATCACCAAGCCCGCCCCCGGGCAGCCGGCGCTACTCAGCAGCGACGAGGTCGTCACCCTCTTCCACGAGTTCGGCCACGCGCTGCACGGCCTCTTCTCCGACGTGCGCTACCCGCTGCTGGCCGGCACCGAAGTGCCGCGCGACTTCGTGGAGTTCCCCTCGCAGGTCAACGAGATGTGGGCGAGCTGGCCCGAGGTGCGGGCCAACTTCGCCCGGCACCACGGGACCGGGGAGCCGCTGCCGACCGAGCTGGTGGCACGGCTGGAGGCGGCCGCGCAGTTCGGCCAGGGCCTCAAGACGGTGGAGTACCTGGCGGCCGCGCTGCTGGACTGGGCCTGGCACACCCGCCCGGTCGACCCGGTCGCCGACTCGGGGACGGCCGTCGACGCGGCCGCCTTCGAGGCCGAGGTGCTGAGCCGGGTGGGCCTCGACCTGCCCGAGGTGCCGCCGCGCTACCGGACCGCCTACTTCAGCCACCTCTTCGTGGGCGACTACAGCGCCGGCTACTACGCCTACATCTGGTCCGAGGTGCTGGACGCGGACACCGTGGAGTGGTTCCGCGGCAACGGGCGCCCGATCCGCCAGAGCGGGGAGCTGTTCCGGCGCGAGCTGCTGGCACGGGGCAACAGCGTCCCGGCGCTGGACGCGTTCCGCGCGGTGGTCGGCCGCGAGCCCGAGCTCGCCCCGCTGCTGGCCCGGCGCGGGCTGGGCGGCTAG